One stretch of Theropithecus gelada isolate Dixy chromosome 12, Tgel_1.0, whole genome shotgun sequence DNA includes these proteins:
- the LOC112636073 gene encoding putative POTE ankyrin domain family member M, translated as MVAEVGSMPAASSVKKPFGFRRKMGKWGCHCLPCCRGSRKSNVGASGDQDDSAVNTFRSKMGKWCCHCLPCRRGSGKSNLRASGDQDDSAVKTVRSSKSDVGAWEEYDDSAFMEPRYHVRGEDLDKLHRAAWWGKVPRKDLIVMLRDTDVNKTDKQKR; from the coding sequence ATGGTGGCTGAGGTTGGTTCCATGCCGGCTGCGTCCTCTGTGAAGAAGCCCTTTGGTTTCAGGAGGAAGATGGGCAAATGGGGCTGCCACTGCCTCCCCTGCTGCAGGGGGAGCAGGAAGAGCAACGTGGGTGCTTCTGGAGACCAGGATGACTCCGCTGTGAATACATTCAGGAGCAAGATGGGCAAGTGGTGCTGCCATTGCCTCCCCTGTCGCAGGGGGAGTGGCAAGAGCAACCTGCGCGCTTCTGGAGACCAGGATGACTCCGCTGTGAAGACAGTCAGGAGCAGCAAGAGCGATGTGGGCGCTTGGGAAGAATACGATGACAGCGCCTTCATGGAGCCGAGGTACCACGTCCGTGGAGAAGATCTGGACAAGCTCCACAGAGCTGCCTGGTGGGGTAAAGTCCCCAGAAAGGATCTCATCGTCATGCTCAGGGACACTGACGTGAACAAGACGGACAAGCAAAAGAGGTAA